The region AGTTCTGACGCCTCTGCCGAGGAGATCAAGCAGGCGTACCGGACGAAGGCCACGGAGTACCATCCGGACGTCAGCGACGACCCCGACGCCGAGGAGAAGTTCAAGAAGATTCAAAAGGCAAAGCAAGTCCTCACGGACGAAGACAAACGATCGGCCTACGACAGAATGGGCCACGACCGCTTCGAACAGGCCGAAAAGCACGGCTTCGACGCGGGCGACGCCGGCGCTGGCGGTATGGGTGGCGGCCCGTTCGGCGGCATGGGCGGCGGTGGCGGTATGGGCGGTGGCGGACTCGGCGACATCTTCGAGCAGGTCTTCGGCGGCGGTGGCGGCGGTGGCCGCGGGCGTCGCCGTCCGCGGAAGGGCCGCGACCTCCGAACCGAACTCGAGATCGACCTCGAGGAAGCGTACGAGGGGGCCCAGAAGCAGTTCTCCGTTCACCGACCGGAGGAGTGTGAAACCTGTTCGGGTGCGGGCCACCCGCCCGACGCGGACTCACGAACGTGTTCGGAGTGTCAGGGCCAAGGGCAGGTGACGCAGGTCCAACAGACACCGCTGGGTCGCGTCCAACAGACGACGACGTGCCAGCGCTGTGAGGGCGATGGAACGATCTATTCGGAGGAGTGTAACGACTGTCGAGGCGAGGGCTACGTGCGTAACGAAGCCACGTTGACCATCGACATCCCTGCGGGCATTCAGGAAGGCCAGACGCTTCGAATGGAGGGCGAAGGTGCGCCGAGCCCAGAAGGGGGACGCCACGGCGACTTGCTCATCGACGTCCGCGTTCGCGAGCACGAGGAGTTCGAGCGCGACGGTAACGACCTACAGTATCGCCTCGCGATTTCGTTCCCGCAGGCGACGTTCGGCGACACCGTCGAAGTGCCGACGCTCGACGGGGCGGCGGAGTTCGAGATTCCCAGCGGAACGCAAAGCGGCGAAACGTTCCGACTCGAGGGCAAGGGCATGCCGCGACTCCGTCGGCGCGGGCAGGGTGACCTCTTCGTGCAGGTGCAAATCGTCACCCCCGAGAGCCTCAACAGCGAGCAACGCGAGGCGCTCGAGGCGTTCGCCGAGGCCGGCGGCGACGAGATCGAGGTTGCGGACGGTTTCTTCGAGAAGATCAAACGGGCGTTCTAACTGTTCTCCTCCTCGCTCGAGTGGAGCCAGGGTATGACGTAATGTCGACGTTACGCGCCGCGAGTCGGCGCGCTTTTTTCGCCGGGGTGCCCAGGCACGAGTATGAACGCGGCGACAGTCGACGAACTCTTGACGCGCGACCGTCGGGACGACCGGACGGCCCTCGAGGACGCGACGGGGCGGCCGTTCGACTACCACTGGGTGTGTACGACGGCCTGGCAATCTGGGAATTTTCTCCGGCACGCGGGGGTACGAAACGGCGTCACCGTCGGCGTCGTCGGCGATGGCCCGCTTCCCCTGCTCGCCTTTTTCGGAACGACGCTGCTCGAGGGGACAACTCGCTTCGAGCCACCGACCGACCTGACCGACGAGGACGACTTTCGTGCGCTCGTTGCACCCGTCGACGACCTCGAGTCGGGCGAGTACGCCCTCCCACGGGGGGCCCAGCGCGTCGGTTACGGTGCGAAACCAGAGCAACCGGATATTCATCACTTCGACGCCGGCGTCTGGACGGAGAACCCGTCGTTCCCACCGCTGGACGTCGATCCGAAGACGAAGATTCTGACGGACGGCGAACGAACCGTGAGCCACCGCGACGTGCTCGAGGCCGCCGAAAACGTCATTTCGGCGTTTGGACTCGAGGCGGGTGAGCGCGTGGTCGTTCGACATCCACTTTCGGACCTCGAGACCGTCGTGGCCGGTGTCGTCGCACCGCTGGTGGTCGGCGGGACCGTCGTTCTCACTAACACAGAGGCAGACGGTGGGGCCTCCGACGAGGCTCGTGGAGAGTACGCCGTCTCGAGTGATTCCGTCCCCGAATCGCACCGAATCGATCCTGCCGAAGTCACGATCTCGTAGTCTCTCGAGCGCGTTCACCCCTGAAGTGACTGGCACTCGAGTCGAAGAGCGATCCGTTTTTGGAGGGTATCCACCAATCGGCAGTATGGAAAAGCTCGTCGCGTCGCTCGACGACGCACCGATTATCGACAAGGACGGCTACGAGTATCTGGTCCATCCGATCAGTAACGGCGTGCCGATGCTCGAGCCGGCTCTCTTGCGCGAGGTCGTCATCGAAGTCATGCAGACGGCCGATCTGGATGTCGACAAGATCGTCGCGCCCGAGGCGATGGGGATTCACCTGGCGACGGCGCTCTCGCTCCAGACCGACATTCCCCTCGTCGTGATCCGGAAGCGACCGTACGGACTCGAGGGCGAAGTGTCCTTGCACCAGCAGACGGGCTACTCGGAGTCGGAGATGTATATCAACGACGTCGAGTCGGGTGACCGCGTCGTGGTTGTCGACGACATGCTCTCGACGGGCGGGACGCTAGCGTCGATCTGTACCGCACTGGACGACATCGGGGCCGACATATCCGACATCGTCGTCGTCATGCGGAAAGTCGGCCCGTCGGCGCTCGACGAAACGCAATTCGAGGCGACGAGCCTACTCGATATCACCGTCGAAGACGGCGACGTGACCGTCCACTGAGTCGTTTCTCTCGGTTGCTCTCTTGAAGTCCTTACGTGGTGGTTAGATTCACGGGTAATGGTGAATACACAGCGCGAATGCACCACGGGTACCGACCCCATGTTGTCCAACTCGTGGAAATCTCACTGTTTTCTTTCGCAGTTACACACCGATGGGAAGAGACGATATGTGGGGACTCGTGTCTCAATTACCGTATCGATTAATCGATTCGAGTCGGCAGATACGGAGACCGATGTCGATGAGATAAAGAAGCAATCGAATCTCTTTCGTCGGATTACTCCTCGTCCGGAAGGGCCCCGAGTTGCTCTAAGAACCCGAGCGCGTCGGTCAAGAGCCATGTTTCAGCTAGTTTGCCATCTTCGATCCGGTCAAACTCCATTCCTTCGAATTCGACCACCTCACCGGTCGGTTCGACATCTAGACCCGGGGGTG is a window of Natronorubrum sediminis DNA encoding:
- the dnaJ gene encoding molecular chaperone DnaJ produces the protein MSEDFYDVLGVSSDASAEEIKQAYRTKATEYHPDVSDDPDAEEKFKKIQKAKQVLTDEDKRSAYDRMGHDRFEQAEKHGFDAGDAGAGGMGGGPFGGMGGGGGMGGGGLGDIFEQVFGGGGGGGRGRRRPRKGRDLRTELEIDLEEAYEGAQKQFSVHRPEECETCSGAGHPPDADSRTCSECQGQGQVTQVQQTPLGRVQQTTTCQRCEGDGTIYSEECNDCRGEGYVRNEATLTIDIPAGIQEGQTLRMEGEGAPSPEGGRHGDLLIDVRVREHEEFERDGNDLQYRLAISFPQATFGDTVEVPTLDGAAEFEIPSGTQSGETFRLEGKGMPRLRRRGQGDLFVQVQIVTPESLNSEQREALEAFAEAGGDEIEVADGFFEKIKRAF
- the hpt gene encoding hypoxanthine/guanine phosphoribosyltransferase; this encodes MEKLVASLDDAPIIDKDGYEYLVHPISNGVPMLEPALLREVVIEVMQTADLDVDKIVAPEAMGIHLATALSLQTDIPLVVIRKRPYGLEGEVSLHQQTGYSESEMYINDVESGDRVVVVDDMLSTGGTLASICTALDDIGADISDIVVVMRKVGPSALDETQFEATSLLDITVEDGDVTVH